In one window of Canis aureus isolate CA01 chromosome 25, VMU_Caureus_v.1.0, whole genome shotgun sequence DNA:
- the LOC144297223 gene encoding taste receptor type 2 member 42-like → MPSRIENAFLVAAAGELITGMLGNGFIVLVNCIDLVKNLKLSTADCILTGLALSRIILLCIILLDSLLMVFWQHLYATDKLAKFISVFWTLSNHLTTWIVTCLNVFYFFKIANFSHPCFTWLRWRISRVLLVLPLGSLFLLFFNFELLDTFTNFWVNLYQRHERNSTWSLDVSKTLYLNSLIVFSFIYLIPFLLSLASLLLLFLSLMRHIRNVQRNSSSSDFRTEAHKRAMKMVMSSLFLSMVNFTSILLTGWFSLLLQNHQANLAVLLLSTLVPSGHSFILILGNNKLRQAALGLLWHLNCHLKMVKPFAS, encoded by the coding sequence ATGCCATCTAGAATTGAAAATGCTTTTCTGGTAGCAGCAGCAGGAGAACTCATAACTGGAATGTTGGGGAACGGTTTCATTGTACTAGTTAACTGCATTGACTTGGTGAAGAATCTAAAGCTCTCTACTGCTGACTGCATCCTCACCGGCCTGGCTCTTTCCAGAATCATTCTTCTTTGTATAATACTACTTGATTCACTTTTAATGGTGTTTTGGCAACATCTTTATGCCACTGATAAGCTAGCAAAATTCATTAGTGTTTTTTGGACACTAAGCAATCACCTAACTACCTGGATTGTTACCTGTCTAAAtgttttctacttctttaaaATAGCCAATTTTTCCCACCCCTGTTTCACCTGGCTGAGGTGGAGAATTAGCAGAGTGCTACTTGTGCTTCCACTGGGGTCTTTATTCTTACTGTTTTTCAACTTTGAATTATTAGATACATTTACGAATTTCTGGGTTAATCTCTatcaaagacatgaaagaaactcAACTTGGTCCCTAGATGTAAGTAAAACTCTGTATCTTAACAGCTtgattgttttcagtttcatcTACTTAATCCCCTTTCTTCTGTCCCTGGCCTCTTtgctccttttatttctttccttaatgAGACATATCAGGAATGTGCAACGGAACTCCAGCTCTAGCGACTTCAGAACAGAGGCCCATAAAAGGGCCATGAAAATGGtgatgtcttctctttttctttccatggtTAATTTTACTTCCATCCTATTAACAGGATGGTTTTCCCTTTTACTGCAGAATCATCAGGCCAATTTGGCTGTCCTGTTATTATCGACTCTTGTACCCTCAGGCCACTCATTTATTCTAATTTTGGGAAACAACAAGTTGAGACAAGCTGCGTTAGGTCTACTGTGGCATCTTAATTGCCACCTGAAAATGGTGAAGCCTTTCGCTTCCTAg